From Macaca fascicularis isolate 582-1 chromosome 14, T2T-MFA8v1.1, a single genomic window includes:
- the ATG2A gene encoding autophagy-related protein 2 homolog A isoform X2, protein MSRWLWPWSNCVKERVCRYLLHHYLGHFFQEHLSLDQLSLDLYKGSVALRDIHLEIWSVNEVLESMESPLELVEGFVGSIEVAVPWAALLTDHCTVRVSGLQLTLQPRRGPAPGAADSQSWASCMTTSLQLAQECLRDGLPEPSEPPQPLEGLEMFAQTIETVLRRIKVTFLDTVVRVEHSPGDGERGVAVEVRVQRLEYCDEAVRDPSQAPPVDVHQPPAFLHKLLQLAGVRLHYEELPAQEEPAEPPLQIGSCSGYMELMVKLKQNEAFPGPKLEVAGQLGSLHLLLTPRQLQHLQELLSAVSLTDHEGLADKLNKSRPLGAEDLWLIEQDLNQQLQAGVVAEPLSPDPLTNPLLNLDSTDLFFSMAGLTSSVASALSELSLSDVDLASSVHSDVASRRLSAQAHPAGKMAPNPLLDTMRPDSLLKMTLGGVTLTLLQTSAPSSGPPDLATHFFTEFDATKDGPFGSRDFHHLRPRFQRACPCSHVRLTGTAVQLSWELRTGSRGRRTTTMEMRFGQLEVLECLWPRGTSEPEYTEILTFPGTLGSQASARPCAHLRHTQTLRRVPKSRPRRSVACHCHSELALDLANFQADVELGALDRLAALLRLATVTAEPPTGLLTEPLPAMEEQTVFLLSAPRATLRLRFPIADLRPERDPWAGQSVRAEQLRLELSEPQFRSELSSGPGPPVPTRLELTCSDLHGIYEDGEKPPVPCLRVSKALDPKSTGRKYFLPQVVVTVNPESSSAQWEVAPEKGEELELSAESPCELREPEPSPFSSKRTMYETEEMVIPGDPEEMRAFQSRTLALSRCGLEVILPRVHIFLPSKEVYESIYNRINNDLLMWEPADLLPTSDPAAQPSGLPGPSSFWHDSFKMCKSAFKLANCFDLTPDSDSDDEDAHFFSVGASGGPQPPAPEAPSLHLQSTFSTLVTVLKGRITALCETKDEGGKRLEAVHGELVLDMEHGTLFSVSQYCGQPGLGYFCLEAEKATLYHRATVDDYPLPSHLDLPSFAPPAQLAPTIYPSEEGVTERGASGRKGQGRGPHMLSTAVRIHLDPHKNVKEFLVTLRLHKATLRHYMALPEQSWHSQLLEFLDVLDDPVLGYLPPTVITILHTHLFSCAVDYRPLYLPVRVLITAETFTLSSNIIVDTSTFLLRFILDDSALYLSDKCEVETLDLRRDYVCVLDVDLLELVIKTWKGSTEGKLSQPLFELRCSNNVVHVHSCADSCALLVNLLQYVMSTGDLHPPPRPPSPTEIAGQKLSESPASLPSCPPVEMALINQRDLTDALLDTERSLRELAQPSGGHLPQASPISVYLFPGERSGAPPPSPPVRGPAGSLGSCSEEKEDEREEEGDGDTLDSDEFCILDAPGLGIPPRDGEPVVTQLHPGPIVVRDGYFSRPIGSSDLLRAPAHFPVPSTRVVLREVSLVWHLYGGRDFGPHPGHRARAGLSGPRGSPSRCSGPNRPQNSWRTQGGSGRQHHVLMEIQLSKVSFQHEVYPAEPVTGPAAPGQELEERPLSRQVFIVQELEVRDRLASSQINKFLYLHTSERMPRRAHSNMLTIKALHVAPTTNLGGPECCLRVSLMPLRLNVDQDALFFLKDFFTSLVAGVNPVVPGETSAEARPETRAQSSSPLEGQAEGVETAGSQEVPGGRHSPSPADQQPIYFREFRFTSEVPIWLDYHGKHVTMDQVGTFAGLLIGLAQLNCSELKLKRLCCRHGLLGVDKVLGYALNEWLQDIRKNQLPGLLGGVGPMHSVVQLFQGFRDLLWLPIEQYRKDGRLMRGLQRGAASFGSSTASAALELSNRLVQAIQATAETVYDILSPAAPVSRSLQDKRSARRLRRGQQPADLREGVAKAYDTVREGILDTAQTICDVASRGHEQKGLTGAVGGVIRQLPPTVVKPLILATEATSSLLGGMRNQIVPDAHKDHALKWRSDSAQD, encoded by the exons ATGTCACGATGGCTGTGGCCATGGTCAAACTGTGTGAAAGAGCGGGTCTGCCGCTACTTGCTGCACCACTACTTAGGTCACTTCTTCCAAgagcacctcagcctggaccaGCTCAGCCTCGATCTGTACAAGGGCAGCGTTGCCCTGCGAGACATCCACCTGGAAATCTGG TCTGTGAACGAGGTGCTGGAGTCGATGGAGTCACCGCTGGAGCTGGTGGAAGGCTTCGTGGGCTCCATCGAGGTGGCCGTGCCTTGGGCTGCTCTGCTCACCGACCACTGCACAGTGCGCGTGTCCGGCCTCCAGCTCACCTTGCAGCCCCGCCGGGGTCCAG CGCCAGGGGCTGCCGACTCACAGAGCTGGGCCTCATGCATGACCACAAGCCTGCAGCTGGCCCAGGAGTGTCTGCGGGACGGGCTACCAGAGCCCTCTGAGCCACCACAGCCCCTGGAGGGGCTGGAGATGTTTGCCCAGACCATTGAGACTG TGCTTCGGAGGATCAAAGTGACCTTCCTGGACACTGTCGTGAGGGTGGAGCACTCTCCGGGTGATGGGGAACGTGGTGTGGCCGTGGAGGTCCGTGTGCAGAG ACTGGAGTACTGTGACGAGGCAGTGCGGGACCCGAGCCAGGCGCCGCCGGTGGACGTGCATCAGCCGCCTGCCTTCCTGCACAAGCTGCTGCAGCTGGCAGGGGTCCGCCTGCACTACGAGGAGCTCCCCGCACAG gaagAGCCTGCAGAGCCCCCCTTGCAGATTGGCAGCTGCTCAGGGTACATGGAGCTGATGGTGAAGTTGAAGCAAAATGAGGCCTTCCCTGGCCCCAAG TTGGAGGTAGCGGGACAGCTGGGCTCCCTGCACCTGCTTCTGACGCCGAGGCAGCTCCAGCACCTTCAGGAACTGCTCAGCGCTGTGAGCCTTACAG ACCACGAGGGCCTGGCTGACAAGCTGAACAAGAGCCGCCCACTAGGTGCCGAAGACCTGTGGCTGATTGAGCAGGACCTGAACCAGCAGCTGCAGGCCGGGGTGGTGGCTGAGCCCCTCAGCCCAGACCCCCTTACCAACCCCCTTCTCAACCTGGATAGCACTG ACCTCTTCTTCTCCATGGCTGGCCTCACAAGCAGTGTGGCCTCAGCCCTCTCTGAGCTGTCCCTCTCCGACGTAGACCTGGCCTCCTCTGTGCACAGTGACGTGGCCTCCCGCCGGCTCTCTGCCCAGGCCCACCCAGCTG GCAAGATGGCCCCCAATCCCCTCCTGGACACCATGCGCCCTGACTCGCTGCTGAAGATGACCTTGGGGGGTGTGACCCTGACCTTGCTTCAGACATCTGCCCCATCTTCCGGACCACCTGACCTCGCCACGCACTTTTTCACCGAGTTTGATGCCACCAAGGATGGGCCCTTCGGTTCCCGAGACTTCCACCACCTTCGACCACGCTTCCAGAGGGCCTGTCCCTGTAGCCATGTTCG GCTAACGGGCACAGCCGTGCAGCTGTCCTGGGAGCTGCGGACAGGCAGTCGGGGTCGGCGGACAACCACCATGGAAATGCGCTTTGGGCAGCTCGAGGTGCTGGAGTGTCTGTGGCCCCGGGGCACCTCCGAGCCTGAGTATACGGAG ATCCTGACCTTTCCTGGTACCCTGGGCTCCCAGGCCTCAGCTCGGCCCTGCGCCCATCTGCGCCACACACAGACCCTGCGCCGTGTGCCTAAG AGCCGACCCCGGCGCTCAGTTGCCTGCCATTGCCACTCAGAACTGGCCCTGGACCTGGCCAACTTCCAGGCAGACGTGGAACTGGGGGCGCTGGACCGGCTGGCTGccctactgcgcctggccactgtAACTGCCGAGCCTCCAACTGGCCTGCTG ACAGAGCCCCTGCCGGCAATGGAGGAGCAGACAGTATTTCTGCTTTCCGCACCCCGGGCTACACTGCGACTGCGCTTCCCCATTGCTGACCTGCGGCCTGAGCGGGACCCCTGGGCGGGCCAGTCTGTGCGGGCTGAGCAACTTCGGCTGGAGCTGAGTGAGCCCCAGTTCCGGTCAGAGCTTAGCAGTGGGCCTGGCCCCCCAGTCCCCACCCGCCTGGAACTCACCTGCTCCGACCTACATG GTATCTATGAAGATGGAGAGAAGCCACCTGTCCCCTGCCTGCGTGTCTCCAAAGCCCTGGACCCCAAGAGCACTGGGCGCAAGTACTTCCTGCCCCA GGTAGTGGTGACTGTGAACCCCGAGTCCAGCAGCGCACAGTGGGAGGTGGccccagagaagggagaggagctgGAGCTGTCAGCGGAGAGTCCATGTGAGCTGCGGGAACCTGAGCCCTCGCCCTTCTCCTCTAAGAGGACCATGTATGAGACAGAGGAG ATGGTGATCCCTGGAGACCCTGAGGAGATGAGGGCGTTCCAGAGCCGGACGCTGGCACTGTCTCGCTGCGGCCTGGAAGTGATCCTGCCCCGTGTCCACATCTTTCTGCCCAGCAAGGAGGTCTACGAGAGCATCTACAACAG GATCAACAACGACCTGCTCATGTGGGAGCCCGCAGACCTGCTTCCCACCTCCGACCCCGCCGCCCAGCCCTCTGGCCTCCCTGGCCCCTCAAGCTTCTGGCATGACAGCTTTAAGATGTGCAAGTCAGCCTTCAAGTTGG CCAACTGCTTTGATCTCACCCCAGACTCGGACTCAGATGATGAGGATGCCCACTTCTTCTCAGTGGGGGCATCGGGCGGCCCACAGCCCCCTGCCCCTGAGGCCCCAAGTCTTCACTTGCAGAGCACCTTCTCTACACTGGTGACAGTGCTGAAGGGGCGGATCACAGCCCTCTGTGAGACCAAG GACGAGGGTGGCAAGCGGCTGGAGGCTGTGCACGGGGAGCTGGTGCTGGACATGGAGCATGGCACCCTCTTCAGCGTCTCCCAGTACTGTGGCCAGCCAGGACTCGGCTACTTCTGCCTGGAAGCTGAAAAGGCAACGCTCTACCACCGAG CGACCGTGGATGACTACCCGCTGCCTAGTCACCTGGACCTGCCCAGTTTCGCTCCCCCGGCTCAGCTGGCCCCGACCATCTACCCATCGGAGGAAGGGGTGACTGAGCGGGGAGCCTCGGGCCGCAAGGGCCAGGGCCGGGGCCCCCACATGTTGTCCACTGCTGTGCGCATCCACCTGGACCCCCACAAGAATGTGAAG GAGTTCCTGGTGACACTGCGGTTGCACAAAGCCACCCTGCGCCACTACATGGCCCTGCCCGAGCAGAGCTGGCATTCCCAG CTGTTGGAGTTCCTAGACGTGCTGGATGACCCTGTGCTGGGCTACCTGCCCCCGACGGTCATCACCATCCTGCACACACACCTGTTCTCCTGCGCCGTGGACTATAG GCCACTCTACCTCCCTGTGCGTGTCCTCATCACCGCGGAGACCTTCACTCTGTCCAGCAACATCATCGTGGACACCTCCACCTTCCTGCTCAG GTTCATCCTCGATGACTCCGCCTTGTACCTGTCCGACAAGTGTGAGGTGGAGACCCTGGACCTGCGGCGAG ATTATGTCTGTGTCTTGGATGTTGACCTCTTGGAACTTGTGATTAAAACCTGGAAAGGGAGCACCGAGGGCAAACTG AGCCAACCGCTATTCGAGCTGCGCTGCTCCAACAACGTGGTACACGTGCACAGCTGTGCCGACTCCTGTGCCCTGCTGGTCAACCTGCTCCAGTACGTAATGAGCACGGGTGACCTGCATCCCCCACCCCGGCCCCCCAGCCCCACGGAGATCGCCGGCCAGAAG CTCTCGGAGAGTCCTGCCTCTCTGCCCTCGTGCCCGCCAGTGGAGATGGCCCTCATCAACCAGCGCGACCTGACCGACGCCCTCCTGGACACTGAGCGCAGCCTGCGGGAGCTGGCCCAGCCTTCAG GTGGCCACCTCCCTCAGGCGTCGCCCATCTCAGTCTACCTATTCCCAGGTGAACGGAGTGGGGCCCCGCCCCCTTCACCACCTGTCAGGGGCCCTGCTGGCAGCTTAGGGTCATGCTCggaggagaaggaagatgaaagggaagaggagggcGATGGAGACACCCTGGATAGTGATGAGTTCTGCATCCTTGACGCTCCTGGCCTGGGCATCCCG CCACGAGACGGGGAGCCTGTGGTGACACAGCTGCATCCCGGCCCCATCGTTGTGCGGGATGGTTACTTCTCACGGCCGATCGGCAGCTCGGACTTGCTGCGGGCACCTGCCCATTTCCCAGTGCCCAGCACTCGGGTGGTGCTACGTGAGGTCTCCCTCGTCTGGCACCTATATGGAGGCCGAGACTTTGGCCCCCACCCTGGCCACAG GGCAAGAGCTGGCCTCTCGGGCCCCAGGGGCTCCCCTTCCCGCTGCTCTGGCCCCAACCGGCCCCAGAACTCATGGCGCACGCAGGGGGGCAGCGGGCGGCAGCACCATGTCCTCATGGAGATCCAGCTCAGCAAG GTAAGCTTCCAGCACGAGGTGTACCCAGCGGAGCCAGTCACAGGCCCTGCAGCCCCtggccaggagctggaggagcGGCCGCTGTCCCGTCAGGTGTTCATCGTGCAGGAGCTGGAGGTCCGAGACCGGCTTGCCTCCTCCCAGATCAACAAGTTCCTGTACCTACACACGAGTGAGCGGATGCCACGACGCGCCCACTCTAACATG CTCACCATCAAAGCGCTGCACGTGGCCCCCACCACCAACCTGGGCGGGCCTGAGTGCTGTCTCCGTGTCTCGCTGATGCCCCTGCGGCTCAATGTGGACCAG GATGCCCTCTTCTTCCTCAAGGACTTCTTCACTAGCCTGGTGGCCGGCGTCAACCCTGTGGTCCCAGGGGAGACCTCTGCTGAGG CTCGCCCCGAGACTCGAGCCCAGTCCAGCAGTCCCCTGGAAGGGCAGGCCGAGGGCGTAGAGACAGCTGGCTCACAGGAAGTCCCAGGCGGTAGACATAGCCCCTCCCCTGCTGACCAGCAGCCCATCTACTTCAG AGAGTTCCGCTTCACATCCGAGGTCCCCATCTGGCTGGATTACCATGGCAAGCACGTCACGATGGACCAGGTG ggCACTTTCGCTGGCCTCCTCATTGGCCTGGCCCAACTCAACTGCTCCGAGCTGAAGCTAAAGCGGCTCTGTTGCAGGCACGG GCTCCTGGGTGTGGACAAGGTGCTGGGCTATGCCCTCAATGAGTGGCTGCAGGACATCCGCAAGAACCAGCTGCCCGGCCTGCTGGGAGGCGTGGGCCCCATGCACTCGGTTGTCCAGCTCT TCCAAGGGTTCCGGGACCTGCTGTGGCTGCCCATTGAGCAGTACAGGAAGGATGGCCGCCTCATGCGGGGGCTACAGCGAGGGGCTGCCTCCTTCGGCTCGTCCACGGCCTCTGCCGCCCTGGAACTCAGCAACCGGTTGGTACAGGCTATCCAG GCCACAGCCGAGACCGTGTATGACATCCTGTCCCCAGCAGCCCCTGTCTCCCGCTCCCTGCAGGACAAGCGCTCTGCGCGGAGGCTGCGCAGGGGCCAGCAGCCTGCCGACCTGCGGGAGGGTGTGGCCAAGGCCTACGACACAGTGCGAGAG GGCATCTTGGACACAGCTCAGACCATCTGTGACGTGGCATCGCGGGGCCATGAGCAAAAGGGGCTGACGGGCGCCGTGGGCGGCGTGATCCGCCAGCTGCCCCCGACCGTGGTGAAGCCGCTCATCCTGGCCACAGAGGCCACGTCCAGCCTGCTTGGGGGCATGCGTAACCAGATCGTCCCCGACGCCCACAAGGACCACGCCCTCAAGTGGCGCTCGGACAGTGCCCAAGACTGA